From Zingiber officinale cultivar Zhangliang chromosome 5B, Zo_v1.1, whole genome shotgun sequence, the proteins below share one genomic window:
- the LOC121984144 gene encoding protein YIP4b-like translates to MSHEDTIPLHHSSQSDIDEIENLFNAPVHVATVLPAQPPSPPRASIPVSHSSTSLPPYQKVPPSSSPPPVVPAVPVDAAPAGRSRTGVSADAFGSPANTLTEPVWDTVKRDLARIVSNLQLVVFPNPFREDPGRALRDWDLWGPFFFIVFLGLTLSWSASVKKSEVFAVAFAILAAGAIILTTNVLLLGGHIIFFQSLSLLGYCLFPLDVGALVGMLVSNAILKLVVVSITLAWSCWAAYPFMSAAVNPRRKALALYPVFLLYISVGFFIIAID, encoded by the exons ATGTCGCACGAGGACACCATCCCCCTTCATCACTCTTCACAGTCCGACATCGACGAGATCGAGAACCTCTTCAACGCCCCCGTCCACGTCGCCACCGTACTCCCTGCCCAGCCGCCCAGCCCCCCGCGCGCCTCCATCCCCGTTTCCCATTCCTCCACCTCCTTGCCGCCCTACCAGAAGGTGCCACCATCCTCCTCCCCGCCCCCGGTCGTACCGGCTGTGCCGGTCGATGCTGCTCCGGCTGGAAGATCTAGGACCGGCGTCTCTGCAGATGCCTTCGGCTCGCCCGCCAACACGCTAACGGAGCCGGTTTGGGACACCGTGAAGCGGGATCTAGCGAGGATCGTGAGCAATCTGCAGCTGGTTGTATTCCCGAATCCGTTTAGAGAGGATCCGGGAAGGGCACTCAGGGATTGGGATCTTTGGGGTCCATTCTTCTTCATCGTGTTTCTCGGATTAACACTTTCTTGGTCTGCATCGGTGAAGAAG TCTGAAGTCTTTGCTGTTGCATTTGCAATCCTTGCTGCTGGTGCTATTATTCTGACAACGAATGTACTACTTCTG GGTGGCCATATTATCTTCTTCCAAAGTCTGAGTCTTCTTGGCTACTGTCTCTTCCCCCTGGATGTAGGAGCCCTAGTTGGCATGTTGGTAAGCAATGCTATACTTAAGTTAGTGGTGGTCTCCATTACATTGGCATGGAGCTGTTGGGCAGCATATCCTTTCATGAGTGCAGCAGTAAATCCCAGAAGAAAAGCTTTGGCTTTGTATCCTGTTTTCCTTTTGTATATATCTGTTGGCTTTTTTATCATTGCAATAGATTAA